A stretch of DNA from Schizosaccharomyces osmophilus chromosome 2, complete sequence:
GAAGtatatcaaaaaagagatatataaaataaaaaaaaaaaaaacaaaaaacctACATTTATCCAGTTGTCGTAAGTACCTAAcacatttgaaaaataatgaatgaCAAAAATGTTTGCCAGCAAACATTTGGCTTATGCCAAACGGCGTTTTCTAGAGGAGTGATTCGATGAACGTACACGAGTACGAggctttttccaaaaatattGCTTATGGACTCGGCGCGAAGAACGCACAGGACGCATAATTGGTGCATAACGCTGGCGACGTTCTTCATCGTCATCTTCTTCCGGGTTATAATACCATTGACTCCAAAGAGGATCGCCATTGGCATCCGTTCCAAATCGTCGAACCTCCTTTAGGTATGAATATTGCTTAGCAAGCTCGCGTAAGTGGTCCTGAACGGCAGCCAAAGGCATACCGCTTGGGAACAAGTGAGCTAACACGGTCAACGCCGTCGTAGAAGTTGtagaaaaaaccaattcaTCCAAAATGAGTCCCATTAGTAGACTTTCGGGAGCTGAATTTTCCTTTGATGACTCAACATAATTTTCAGAAGGCTCATTAGCGTAGccattttcttgtaaaCAGGTGGTAGGATCAGCTTTTACTTCGTTATATGAGTTAGGGGTCATGGtatttgcattttcatcatcattgTACGGTGAAGAGGGTAATATGGCAGTAGGAGGTTCTTGATTCTCTTCCATTTCCCGGTTCGCAATTAGGTTCTTTAGGTGTTTTCTGTTCGCTAAACCTTCAGCACTTTCGTCCATGCTATCATGGCGAACGACGATGGGCTCCTCCGGCGTTGGCACTACGTTATTGTAAAATTCGCCGTtacttccttcttcatcttgATATACTTGGATGTCTTGTTGTTCATGGTTTGGATCACAGCTATAGGATTCAGTGCTGAGATTAGGCTTAAGATAGGAATCATTCTCTTCCATTTTAGCTGTTGATTCATTCATCATAGACATGTCAATTTCCTCAGCGGCATGTACATTGGcttttttgtcttcttccattccaACCTCAATAAGTCTTTCAAGTACACGTTGTTTTCTAGCTGGCTCGTTTTCTTCGGTAGATGTGTTTGCGATATCCTTAAATCTTGCTTTTGTCAATGCCTGGGCAGCAAAAAGTTCAGGATCAGCTCCGATTTCTTGAGGAGGAGAAGAAGGTAGCAAAGGAAGGTGTCCGCGAGTTGATGGAGACATCGGtgcttcattttcatttgcgGCATCATCATACTCTGAGTTTTCTCCTTCGGTATCGAAAGGATCTTCGGGCCAGCCAAGTAGCATTCGATACCCAAAAACATCTAGTATAGGACAACTGTCAAGTCCTGGACGGAACAAAACGACACggtcattttttttcatgtgGTAGACGGCTTTGCGTAAGGAGTCAGTAAGAATCATACCGTTCCAACCTACACACTCAACGATCATACGGTCAAGTGTGCATATAACGACTGCATGGACGCGTGAAATAGCCTTGTCAGCGATGGAAAGGACATGATCACATTGTTGTGTTGAGCGTCCAATCTTGATGACACGAGACACATTCATCTTCACATACGACATGGGCGTTAAAGGTTCCCGTTTCACGGCGGAAATGGGTGACGATGGTTGATAAAAGGTGTTGCTGGAAGGCTCTGGAGTCAAAACGAATTGGCCTAAAATCAATTAGTAAAGCATTCTTTGAAAGCTAGTCGGGCTACATAGACTGACTAGCAGGAAGGTGATAGAGTGAATCATTGACACGCATTGAGTACAATGGATCCGATGAATACAACTCTTTATGAAAGACAAGGTACCTACCTAAGGGAGGCTTCCCTACGTTAAGAGAGCCATTAGGATGTTTTGACATCCAGCTTTTCTTATGAAAAGGACTGGGAGACGAGGAAATGGGTGAAGGAAGTGAGAACTCATTCTCTGTTACTGAAGCCATTGGAGAAGATGAACAAAATTAAGAGGATAGAAACGACTGAAAAGAGGGAGAGAGGTAATattaaaatgaataaaagaaagtaagTCTTTGAAGCACACCAAGGTTTAGATAAGCCAGTGTAATGTTAGGACGAActaacaaagaaagatgcGGGGgaattaaacaaagaaatgaaattatttttgaaagactTCAACGAATTACCTTATATATCTAAAGTTTGAAGTAATCACTCAGTTACGTCTTACACGTTTAGCATAACCCCGACAGAAAGatgtcaacaaacaaaggatACAGTTTACACCTAATGAACAaccttttttatgaatatgCAAACGCTGTTGAAGCAACAGATGCAGAGTCTGTTGAAGAAAGACTCTCAAACACCGCTGCAATGTTTATATATATGAAGTAGCGCGTTCGTGTCGCGACGCGTCGCGGCTGAGATAGATTGAGCAATAAGCGTGGACGcgttttcattttacgTGTTTACTGGATCCAGTGGCTTCCGTAAAGCGCGACGCGCTGCCATATGACAAAAATGCGATTTTAATTATGAATGTTGTTTCCATAAGTAAATATTGGAAAAGACACTTTCAAAAAGGGAAAGAGGTGTGTCGAAAGGCAAAAAGTGGTTTATGTTAAAGGTGAACTCATACTCTGAAATCAAGGGATttcacttttctttcaaaaagagCTGCCATTGTCATGACCCTGTTCTACCAAACAGCCCTGTATACGCGACGCGTTGCAACAACCtaacaaagaagaagcaggaCCACAGTGTCGTTTCACAAGTTGTAAAGAGAATAGAGGTAACCATATGCTTTCCAAGCTACTTGAATATGTTTGCACGAGTGACTTTTAGTTAAATTTGAACTTTTGTTGCAACCTTTCCGTATGCACGCGTAATTTCTTATACAAGCACCATTGCTAAGAATTGGTTTATTTtagattttctttgtaaaaagaagaaaggagTAAACCGTTTAACGCGCGTTTTGATCGTTCGATCTCctgtttttgaaagaaggtCAGGTTATTTATTAGTGTAACGCAGTGTGCAAACTTTTCTAACCAATgaatctttcattttcttgaataaTTCAAACAATTATgtccaaagaaaacatttttgTGAATctatttccttctttttattttcaattcaattcaaacGACCGTGAAAGGACGCTGCTCATTTTAACCTGCCTTGTATACGAAACAACACGCCTAGTATTTtaactcttcttttgtttatttgtgAGACTTTTCGTGTTTAGTGAACGTTAACctcttttagcttttttggaattttgtGTCCTATCCCACATACCGTTAATTACAACACTGCCGTAAATAGCTCTAATGTATGgatagaagaaagaagttTCGAGCTCAATcaagaaacaattgaagTGCTTCCTATAACCgataaaattaaaaatagaaattgttttttttatttttctttaatagaTTTTCTGTATTTGGGACTGCTATAATTTAGAACACCAGAAACTGCTCTCTCATTTATTACCGCACTAAGGTCTGTCCTCAACCAATTCACTCAACAACGTGAAGAAGTacttgattcttcttttcttgtgaaATACTTGTTTTAAAGGCTCTCGTACTATTCAGAGCTTAATTAAATTTCACATTTAGGTATTTCTGTATTTTAAACAGGTATGTGAAATGTAAAATGTGAAAAATTTGCATTGCAAGATATGCTGGTCTATGGGCTGCAAGAGATGAGAAACACTGTGGCTATTCCAACAGTTGTTGattctttggaattttttcactttgaatttccaaaaatggTTTCTTGTCTTGGTCAACACAAGCTGCACAGCATAGCATTATCGTGACTATAGAATTCTAACTCTTAATGTAGTGCCATGTCTTCCAGGACGAACGTTGTCGGTATCGATTTTGGTAACAGCAAGACTGTTATTGCTGTTGCTCGTAATCGTGCTATCGATGTCATTGTAAACGAAGTTTCCAATCGTTCTACTCCTTCTTTGGTCTCTTACGGTGAACGCTGCCGTTTCTTGGGTGAAGGTGCCAAGTCTCAAGAGGCTTCCAACTTTAAGAACACTGTTGGAAGTTTGAAGCGTTTGGCTGGCCGCACCCTCGATGACCCCGAGATCCAACAGATCGAGTCTGCCTTCGTTTCCGCTCCTCTTGCCGAGGTTGATGGTTTCGTTGGTGCTAAAGTACGTTACCTCAACGAAGAAAATGCATTCTCCAACATTCAACTCATTGCTGCCTACTTTACCAAGGTTAAGGCTATTGCTGAAGCTGAGTTGATTGGCTCCGTTAGCGATGTCGTTATTTCTATCCCTGCTTGGTTCACTGACATTCAACGTCGTGCCATCTTGGAAGCCGCCAACCTTGCCGGTCTCAACCCTTTGCGTTTGATGAATGACAACGCTGCTGCTGCTTTGACCTATGGTATTACCAAGACCGACTTGCCTGAACCTGAAGATCCTCGTAAGGTTGCCATTGTTGACCTTGGTCACTCCAACTACTCCGTTTCTATTATCGAGTTCAGCCGTGGCCAATTCCACATTAAGTCCACCGTTTGTGACCGTAACCTTGGTAGCCGTAACATGGACAAGGCTCTCATTGACCACTTTGCTGCTGaattcaaacaaaaataccAGATGGATGTTCTTTCTAACTCTAAGGCCACCTTCCGCTTGGCCGCTGCTGTCGAGCGTCTCAAGAAGGTTCTTTCCGCTAATGCTTCTGCTCACATTAACGTCGAAATGATCATGAACGACATTGATGCTAGCTCTTTCATAAAGAGAGACCAATTTGAAGAACTCATTCAACCCCTTTTGGAGCGTCTTACTAAGCCCCTTCAAGAAGCCCTCGACCAAGCCGGTATCAAGAAAGAGGAACTTTACAGCGTTGAAATGGTCGGTGGCTGCACTCGTGTTCCCAGCGTTAAGGAAACCGTTTCCAACTTCTTTGGTAAGACCCTTTCTTTCACCTTGAACCAAGATGAAGCCGTTGCCCGTGGTTGTGCTCTCTCTTGTGCTATTTTGTCTCCTGTTTTCCGTGTTCGTGACTTTAACGTTCATGATATTACCCCATATCCCGTCACCTTCAGCTGGGAGCCTATCCCCGAAAACCCTGAAGAAGACACTAACTTGGAAGTTTTCTCTCGTAACAACCCCATTCCCTCTACCAAGATCTTGACCTTCTACCGTAAAGCTCCCTTCACCCTTGATGCTTTCTATTCTCACAAGGAGCTTTTGCCTGGTAACATCCGCCCCAACATTGCTCGTTATTTGATCAATGATGTTAAGCCTAACGCTCAAGGTGATTTGAGCATTGTCAAGATCAAGGCTCGTCTTGATTTACACGGTATTTTGGTTGTTGAGCAAGCTTACATTGTCGAAGAGCAAGAAGTTGAAGAGCCTGTCGAGACTCCTCCCAAGGAaggtgaagaagaaaaggatgagCCCGTCAAGATGCGCAAGGTTAAGAAGTTGGTCAAGACCGCTGATCTCAGCGTTTCTGTTGAGGAAGAGCGTCTTCCTGAAAAGGTTTTGCAGAAGTACTCTGAAATGGAGCATCAAATGATTGCCAATGATAAACTTGTTTCTGAGACCGTTGATCGCAAGAACGCCTTAGAAGAATATATCTACGACACTCGTTCGAAGCTTGATGAGATTTATGCTCCCTTTACTAATGAGGAGGAAAGCTccaaattcaaagaattgcttGGCGCCTCCGAAGACTGGTTGTACGAAGAAGGTGAAGATACCACCAAGGCCATCTATACCGCTAAGCTTGAGGATCTCATGCGTATTGGAGGTCCTATCCGTCAGCGTTACTTAGACTCTGAGGAAGAGAAGCGTCAAAAGGTTCAAGCTGAGCGTGATGCCACTGCCAAAGCCGCTGctgaaaagacaaagaagcAAGAAGATGTGCCCTCTGGTAAATTTGAAGCTGGTACTGGTGGTCGTgctcctcctcctcctcctgCTGAGCCTGTTGCCGAAGGAAACGGTGAGGGAGAAAATCAGAATGAACAAATGGAAATCGATGAGCAgaagcaataaaaaagtttaggTACCGTTTGCTTATGATGTTTTAATATAGTTTTTGTTCATCCTTGAAAGGCTTTATTTTGTCTTCGGAGATAGTTaggtttaaaaaaaatagttaTTGTTCTATAGAAGTCTTACATATGTGAGCGCAATGTAGCATGGTAATGGGTAGCAAACGtgtttttagaaaattgtTGGTGTTCACCTATATTCGAAAATAAATGTAAAGAGCGCATATTTCCAATTACACAATTAGATAAAAAGTTATACTCTAAGATTATCGCTGTTCATTAATTCTTATAGTCAACACcggaaaaaaaaagtgttgATGTATTTGCAGCAAAGAGTATATACTACAGACAAGATCAATCAAAGTCAACAGGTAGAACggatagaaaaaaaatgccCAGTTAAAACATACAGGGGGGAACCAAAGAAGTTACAAGATAGGAAGACGGAAACGAATATAAAGGTGTAGATGTCAGAAATGGCTAGCGTAGAAGGATGCTATAGAATAGGGATAGTTAATTAAAGCTTACTTTAAGCACCGGCAAATTTTGTAGATGCCGACATAAATGAGGGCCAAAGACAGATTACATAATAAGgcatttcgtttttttcttgtgaGGAACAGGAGGATCTAGAGCTGCCACAATAGCTTCATCAAACACGTTTTTCAACCCTCTTTGTGTTAAAGCAGAGCATTCAACGTATTTAACAGCACCTAATTCACGAGCCAAACGCTCACCTTGCTCATGAGTGAGTGTGTGTTTATGTTGACGAGCCAACTTTTGCTGGACAGATGGGTCATCACGCAAATCAATTTGAGTACCGACAATCAAGCAGGGAACACCGGGGCAATGATGATGTACTTCGGGAAACCACTTTTCTTTGACGTTTTCAAAACTGGCAGGAGATGTGACACTAAAGcaaaccaagaaaacaTCAGTTTGAGGATACGACAAAGGACGCAAGCGATCGTAATCCTCTTGACCAGCTGTATCAAATAAGCCAAGAGTATAAGGTTCATCGCCAATCATGACAGTAACAGCATACTAGTACAGGGTTAATTTCTTGCACTTATATTCAGCATTATTATGAACCCGAAAAGACAGATGGCTATTCATCTCTTTCATTCGAAGCACTTTCCAGCCAAACGTAAATTGTCTCGACGGGTGGCTGAACAGATTCCAAAATGAACGAGCATGCATCCCATCAAGTGCGTTTTGTCGTAGATTCATCCTTTTTTACATACATTATCAAAGACTGTAGGAACATAGTCACTTGGGAATTTGTTTGTCGTGTAAGAAATCAGCAAGCAGGTCTATGATGTACGTCAGCAAACGAATGTCTCATTTCCAATTCAGAGCCTATTAGAAGAACTGTATAAGGGTTTGTTTGCTTGAAAAGAGCTCAAACTCCTATTTCACTCAATTCAACCCTTAAAAACcttcaaatttctttcaagaCCGGGCTCTACACACGCGTTACGAATTACATACCTTACCAACAGCACCGTCACCGACAACAACGCACTTAATAGTTGGCATGTTGCTTGTTATTGATCCCTAAtttcctttggaaaagcaaattctAATGAATATGGTAACCTTTAGTCCCTTTGCAGACACGGTGTTGGTTGTAGGTAAGAATTAAGGCCAATATGACGGTCATATCGAGCCATTAGCGATGTCAAGGAGTGCTGGTATACACAATAGTGATACGTAACGcacaataaaaaaaattgttaaaAAGTCATGAAAAAGTTCTTTCGTGACTACTGTATCGTAGCTATCCGGTTAATGCAAGTTAAAATATCAAGCGAACGTTTTTCGCATGAATGAcactttttatttacaagatgaagatgaaatgaaagcaaTTCCTAAAACGCTCATACTTTTCAAGCTCTAAAACCCTTCATAATACAACAATATAGTCAGATACAGTAATCTTGTTTTAGACGCAACCGTCTCTTCTGTCATATATAAATCTCCATTGGGTTTGTTTAGAGTACGAGTAGGCAGTAAATTGAATCTTAGAGCCTTGCTATCTTTGGTTCCAATAAAGTTGTCGTATTTCATGGTAAACTAGGAAAAGCAGACACCAAGGCTTTAAGATACTTAATGAACAATAAAAACCAGCTATGTGCTACAGAAACCAAATATGTAAATGACGGAAAACTTATattctataaaaaaaagacaatgtTGCTTCTTGAAAGCTTCATCGACGTAAAACCCattattaaagaaagacaacCCATAATGAACAATccattttgtaattttttatgaatcaAAGGGAGAAGCAATGCCAAGGTAAAAGCATGCTTGTTCCATTCATAAAGTACAAAAGATATATAGCACATATAacgaataaatatttatcaaATTGTAAGCTGGTTAAACCAACGTAAAACAGATTTTCTATTCCTCTTCCCCAAATTCAGAAGAGGCTTCAGAATTTTCTGACTTTTCAGACTCTGCTTCTGTATAATTCACCTGCTTTGAAGATACTCTAGTACTCGCTCTACGAGGCAGATGAGCTtgttcttcattttttctctcttgttttttcgGTTTTGGTTGTCTTGTTCCGAAGCGCTTCctctttaatttttcatgATTCCCGTTTCTTGTCGCGTTTGATTTGGTAAGTAACCTTGCAGTACTACCAATCGTGGAAGATCGTACCATGTGTTCGATGGCGGATTCTATTTCAGGTGTAAGGAAATTCTTCGAAAAGAACttctgcttttcttcagaagTATCAAATGGCTTAAATATTATAGATGGAAGTCTCACTTGTTTTGGATAAGTAGTCAAACTCCATCCCATGCTCTGCGCCTTAGTTTGGATAACTTTTTGTGCGATATCACTCAGCATATAGACGTACTTTCGTTCAGGCTCAACAGCATCGTAGTTTTGCTTTATCCGTTGCACGAGATGGAAGATAATAGGAATATTATCACTTGAAGCCACATTTTCAACATAAAATTGTATATACTTCACAAAGTCAAAGACATTCTCATTGTCAGACAATGAAATATCTGGATGGTGCGACAGCAAGTGAAGCAAATAAGTTATAACATATTCCATAGTATAATTGTGCATTTTACGAAAATGAATGACTTGTGAACATATCCACAAAGACATTTTCGTTATTATCTCTTCTTCGGGATCATGAACAACAAGAAATATAATTGCGTAAAACTGCATAGGAAGCTTTCGATATTGcaactttttttgtaaattttgtATAAAGGCATTTCGGACATCAAAAAAAGGGTCTTGGCATAATAATGAAGTTCGTAAATAGGTATTAAAGTCTAAATATTCAGCATAAGTTGGTATAGCGGCTAATTTTAGTAACGATTT
This window harbors:
- the cdc42 gene encoding Rho family GTPase Cdc42; protein product: MPTIKCVVVGDGAVGKTCLLISYTTNKFPSDYVPTVFDNYAVTVMIGDEPYTLGLFDTAGQEDYDRLRPLSYPQTDVFLVCFSVTSPASFENVKEKWFPEVHHHCPGVPCLIVGTQIDLRDDPSVQQKLARQHKHTLTHEQGERLARELGAVKYVECSALTQRGLKNVFDEAIVAALDPPVPHKKKTKCLIM
- the pss1 gene encoding heat shock protein Pss1; translated protein: MSSRTNVVGIDFGNSKTVIAVARNRAIDVIVNEVSNRSTPSLVSYGERCRFLGEGAKSQEASNFKNTVGSLKRLAGRTLDDPEIQQIESAFVSAPLAEVDGFVGAKVRYLNEENAFSNIQLIAAYFTKVKAIAEAELIGSVSDVVISIPAWFTDIQRRAILEAANLAGLNPLRLMNDNAAAALTYGITKTDLPEPEDPRKVAIVDLGHSNYSVSIIEFSRGQFHIKSTVCDRNLGSRNMDKALIDHFAAEFKQKYQMDVLSNSKATFRLAAAVERLKKVLSANASAHINVEMIMNDIDASSFIKRDQFEELIQPLLERLTKPLQEALDQAGIKKEELYSVEMVGGCTRVPSVKETVSNFFGKTLSFTLNQDEAVARGCALSCAILSPVFRVRDFNVHDITPYPVTFSWEPIPENPEEDTNLEVFSRNNPIPSTKILTFYRKAPFTLDAFYSHKELLPGNIRPNIARYLINDVKPNAQGDLSIVKIKARLDLHGILVVEQAYIVEEQEVEEPVETPPKEGEEEKDEPVKMRKVKKLVKTADLSVSVEEERLPEKVLQKYSEMEHQMIANDKLVSETVDRKNALEEYIYDTRSKLDEIYAPFTNEEESSKFKELLGASEDWLYEEGEDTTKAIYTAKLEDLMRIGGPIRQRYLDSEEEKRQKVQAERDATAKAAAEKTKKQEDVPSGKFEAGTGGRAPPPPPAEPVAEGNGEGENQNEQMEIDEQKQ
- the tos4 gene encoding chromatin binding FHA domain protein Tos4 encodes the protein MASVTENEFSLPSPISSSPSPFHKKSWMSKHPNGSLNVGKPPLGQFVLTPEPSSNTFYQPSSPISAVKREPLTPMSYVKMNVSRVIKIGRSTQQCDHVLSIADKAISRVHAVVICTLDRMIVECVGWNGMILTDSLRKAVYHMKKNDRVVLFRPGLDSCPILDVFGYRMLLGWPEDPFDTEGENSEYDDAANENEAPMSPSTRGHLPLLPSSPPQEIGADPELFAAQALTKARFKDIANTSTEENEPARKQRVLERLIEVGMEEDKKANVHAAEEIDMSMMNESTAKMEENDSYLKPNLSTESYSCDPNHEQQDIQVYQDEEGSNGEFYNNVVPTPEEPIVVRHDSMDESAEGLANRKHLKNLIANREMEENQEPPTAILPSSPYNDDENANTMTPNSYNEVKADPTTCLQENGYANEPSENYVESSKENSAPESLLMGLILDELVFSTTSTTALTVLAHLFPSGMPLAAVQDHLRELAKQYSYLKEVRRFGTDANGDPLWSQWYYNPEEDDDEERRQRYAPIMRPVRSSRRVHKQYFWKKPRTRVRSSNHSSRKRRLA